In the genome of Nocardioides seonyuensis, one region contains:
- a CDS encoding TIGR03089 family protein, producing MPTFSSVLSDQLRRDPGRPLVTFYDHATGERVELSVTTYANWVAKAAGLLVEEGDLERGMRLRVDLPPHWLSPVFLGAAWTVGLRVTAQDDCDAVVCGPDTLDRWAGEARSLPVFACSLLPMGARFSDPVPAGVHDVGIEVWSQPDAFFAADPPGGADLATDDLTQDQLLETAAAGSLLTDGGRLLSVANPASPPGTATFIEPLARSGSLVLVRNPDADRLPEVYASERATARA from the coding sequence GTGCCGACCTTCTCCTCCGTGCTGTCCGACCAGCTCCGTCGGGACCCGGGTCGCCCCCTGGTCACCTTCTACGACCACGCGACCGGCGAACGGGTCGAGCTGTCGGTCACGACCTACGCCAACTGGGTCGCCAAGGCGGCCGGCCTCCTGGTCGAGGAAGGAGACCTCGAGCGTGGCATGCGCCTGCGTGTCGACCTGCCGCCCCACTGGCTCTCCCCCGTCTTCCTCGGGGCCGCCTGGACGGTCGGGCTGCGCGTCACTGCGCAGGACGACTGCGACGCCGTCGTGTGCGGCCCCGACACCCTGGACCGCTGGGCGGGCGAGGCGCGATCGCTGCCGGTGTTCGCATGCAGCCTGCTCCCGATGGGCGCTCGGTTCTCCGACCCGGTTCCGGCGGGGGTGCACGACGTGGGGATCGAGGTCTGGTCGCAGCCGGACGCCTTCTTCGCGGCGGACCCGCCGGGCGGAGCCGACCTGGCGACCGACGACCTCACCCAGGACCAGCTGTTGGAGACAGCCGCCGCCGGGAGTCTTCTCACCGACGGCGGCCGTCTCCTCTCGGTGGCCAACCCGGCTTCCCCACCAGGTACGGCCACCTTCATCGAGCCACTTGCGCGCAGCGGCTCGCTGGTCCTTGTTCGCAACCCGGACGCCGACCGCCTGCCGGAGGTCTACGCCTCGGAGCGGGCGACTGCCCGGGCCTGA
- a CDS encoding mannose-1-phosphate guanylyltransferase — protein MSTLDHFWAVVPAGGAGTRLWPLSRKAAPKFLHDLTGRGRTLLQDTHDRLEPLVADRLLVVTGADHRDAVLEQLADIDPEQVLAEPSARDSMAAIGLAAALLERRDPDAVMGSFAADHVIADPGEFRRVVARAAETAAEGWLVTIGITPTHPATGFGYIARGDALGAPGVFEAAEFVEKPSAEVAREYVDRGYQWNAGMFVVRPGVLLDLLGEQDPAFASALRGIADDPQTLADVWPTLPRIALDHAVAEPAAAAGRVAVVPGDFGWDDVGDFDSLGTILDAGNATANRTGPVVLGDPGLVQVIDSDALVVPASGRVVAVIGLDDIVVVDTPDALLVTRRSRAQDVKQVVASLQQQGRDDLT, from the coding sequence ATGAGCACCCTCGACCACTTCTGGGCCGTCGTGCCTGCCGGCGGAGCGGGCACGCGGCTGTGGCCGCTCTCGCGCAAGGCCGCCCCCAAGTTCCTCCACGACCTCACCGGCCGGGGGCGGACGCTGTTGCAGGACACCCACGACCGCCTCGAGCCCTTGGTCGCAGACCGGCTGCTGGTCGTCACCGGAGCGGACCACAGGGACGCGGTGCTGGAGCAGCTGGCCGACATCGACCCGGAGCAGGTGCTCGCCGAGCCCTCCGCCCGTGACTCGATGGCGGCGATCGGCCTGGCCGCGGCCCTGCTCGAACGTCGCGACCCAGACGCAGTCATGGGATCCTTCGCGGCCGACCACGTCATTGCCGACCCCGGCGAGTTCCGCCGGGTGGTCGCACGGGCTGCGGAGACCGCCGCGGAGGGCTGGTTGGTGACGATCGGGATCACACCCACCCACCCCGCGACGGGGTTCGGCTACATCGCACGCGGCGACGCGCTCGGGGCCCCGGGCGTGTTCGAGGCAGCGGAGTTCGTCGAGAAGCCGTCAGCAGAGGTGGCGCGGGAGTACGTCGACCGCGGCTACCAGTGGAACGCCGGCATGTTCGTGGTCCGGCCGGGCGTGCTCCTCGACCTCCTGGGGGAGCAGGACCCCGCCTTCGCCTCCGCCCTGCGAGGAATCGCGGACGACCCCCAGACCCTCGCCGACGTGTGGCCGACCCTGCCGCGCATCGCGCTCGACCATGCCGTCGCCGAGCCTGCCGCCGCTGCCGGACGCGTCGCCGTGGTGCCCGGGGACTTCGGGTGGGACGACGTCGGCGACTTCGACTCGCTCGGCACGATCCTCGACGCGGGGAACGCCACGGCGAACCGGACGGGGCCGGTGGTGCTGGGTGACCCTGGCCTGGTGCAGGTCATCGACTCCGACGCCCTCGTGGTGCCGGCGTCAGGCAGGGTCGTCGCCGTCATCGGGCTCGACGACATCGTCGTGGTGGACACGCCCGATGCGCTGCTGGTCACCCGGCGCAGCCGCGCGCAGGACGTCAAGCAGGTCGTCGCCAGCCTCCAGCAGCAGGGGCGCGACGACCTGACCTGA
- a CDS encoding DUF3105 domain-containing protein: protein MAKQEKKDRQAVIDSIRKEQRGSEQRRGLAIVGVCVVIAVLIIGAAAFKPVKDWYDLRQYSGSSLDKIGIAADECSKITTEKAQGNQDHVPVGTELTYEDAPPAFGQHWDVWDTIDRKIYGESDRPELGELVHNLEHGYTLLWYDETIAEDDKAMDDLRGIASKLDSTTNLRHKFKVVPWTSEDGKAFPKGQHVAMTHWSIGGPGTTDPEKAVGAWQYCSEPSGEALVDFMEKYPYMDSPEPDAV from the coding sequence GTGGCCAAGCAGGAAAAGAAGGACCGTCAGGCGGTCATCGACTCCATCCGCAAGGAGCAGCGGGGCAGCGAGCAGCGCCGCGGACTGGCCATCGTCGGCGTCTGCGTGGTCATCGCAGTCCTCATCATCGGGGCAGCCGCCTTCAAGCCCGTCAAGGACTGGTACGACCTGCGCCAGTACTCCGGCTCATCCCTCGACAAGATCGGCATCGCCGCCGACGAGTGCTCCAAGATCACGACCGAGAAGGCCCAGGGCAACCAGGACCACGTCCCGGTCGGCACCGAGCTGACCTACGAGGACGCCCCGCCGGCCTTCGGCCAGCACTGGGACGTCTGGGACACCATCGACCGCAAGATCTACGGCGAGTCCGACCGTCCCGAGCTCGGTGAGCTCGTCCACAACCTCGAGCACGGCTACACGCTGCTGTGGTACGACGAGACGATCGCCGAGGACGACAAGGCGATGGACGACCTTCGGGGCATCGCCTCCAAGCTCGACAGCACCACCAACCTACGTCACAAGTTCAAGGTCGTCCCATGGACGTCCGAGGACGGCAAGGCCTTCCCCAAGGGCCAGCACGTCGCCATGACGCACTGGTCCATCGGCGGCCCGGGCACCACCGACCCCGAGAAGGCGGTCGGAGCCTGGCAGTACTGCTCCGAGCCTAGCGGTGAGGCGCTCGTGGACTTCATGGAGAAGTACCCCTACATGGACTCCCCCGAGCCGGACGCCGTCTGA
- the cofE gene encoding coenzyme F420-0:L-glutamate ligase, with translation MNRLEVWAPDGLPEVAEGDDLAAMVASATDLRDGDVVVVTSKVVSKAEGLVRPGDRDEALEAETTRVVARRGPTRVVRNRLGLTMAAAGIDASNVPAGTIALLPRDPDGSARRLRSDLLRRTGANVGVVLTDTAGRAWRRGQTDIAIGAAGLHVVEDHRGRTDPHGHDLRVTLPAVADEIAAAAELVQGKLAGRPVAVVRGRSDLVLPADVAGEGATALIRPEGEDLFGFGAREAVVRSLAGEASDRAPFGATAPATELAEAMARVPLDRVAVAAVCFAHGWSLESWSDDGTHAVAQVSPAGP, from the coding sequence GTGAACCGCCTCGAGGTCTGGGCACCTGACGGGCTGCCGGAGGTGGCCGAGGGCGACGACCTCGCCGCCATGGTGGCCAGCGCCACCGACCTGCGCGACGGCGACGTCGTCGTCGTGACGAGCAAGGTGGTGAGCAAGGCCGAGGGACTGGTGCGCCCCGGCGATCGCGACGAGGCGCTCGAGGCCGAGACCACCCGTGTGGTGGCCCGCCGAGGGCCCACGCGCGTCGTGCGCAACAGGCTCGGGCTCACCATGGCAGCAGCCGGGATCGACGCCTCCAACGTTCCTGCCGGCACCATCGCGCTCCTCCCCCGGGACCCCGACGGGTCCGCGCGTCGTCTCCGGAGCGACTTGCTCCGTCGGACGGGGGCCAACGTCGGCGTCGTGCTCACAGACACCGCGGGGCGCGCCTGGCGCCGTGGCCAGACCGACATCGCCATCGGTGCGGCCGGGCTGCACGTGGTCGAGGACCACCGGGGACGGACCGACCCCCACGGGCACGACCTGCGGGTCACCCTCCCCGCGGTCGCCGACGAGATCGCGGCTGCGGCCGAGCTGGTGCAGGGCAAGCTCGCCGGCCGGCCGGTGGCCGTCGTGCGCGGGCGCTCCGACCTCGTGCTGCCGGCCGACGTCGCCGGCGAGGGAGCGACAGCCCTCATCCGGCCCGAGGGCGAGGACCTCTTCGGGTTCGGCGCCCGGGAGGCCGTCGTACGCTCCCTGGCCGGCGAGGCCTCCGACCGGGCACCCTTCGGGGCCACGGCCCCCGCCACAGAGCTGGCCGAAGCCATGGCCCGCGTGCCCCTGGACAGGGTGGCCGTGGCAGCCGTCTGCTTCGCCCACGGCTGGTCGCTGGAGTCCTGGTCCGACGACGGAACGCATGCGGTGGCGCAGGTCTCACCGGCGGGTCCGTAG
- the cofD gene encoding 2-phospho-L-lactate transferase, with product MISSIAVLSGGLGGARFVRGLRHGIRRGTLAGVSPEARITVVTNTADDWWVHGLKVCPDLDTVMYTLGDGLDLERGWGRRDETWNAKEELQQYGVEPTWFGLGDRDIATHLVRTQLLESGYSLSQVTDALCRRWLGSPAESGVHLVPMSDDRVETHIAIADPSEASGRRAVHFQEYWVRLRAEVPAEAVVVVGLDRAEPAPGVVDAIRDADLVVLPPSNPVVSVGTILGVAGVRDAVRETSAPVVGLSPIVGGRHVRGMAEQLLASIGVEVSAGGVARHYGARSAGACWTVGSSTPATRPRSPAWRSRGPGAGRCR from the coding sequence ATGATCTCCAGCATCGCTGTGCTCTCCGGCGGCCTGGGCGGGGCCCGCTTCGTACGGGGACTTCGCCACGGCATCCGCCGCGGCACCCTCGCCGGCGTCTCCCCCGAGGCTCGGATCACGGTCGTCACCAACACCGCGGACGACTGGTGGGTGCACGGCCTGAAGGTGTGCCCCGACCTGGACACGGTGATGTACACCCTCGGTGACGGTCTGGACCTCGAGCGCGGGTGGGGGCGCCGTGACGAGACGTGGAACGCCAAGGAGGAGCTCCAGCAGTACGGCGTCGAGCCCACGTGGTTCGGGCTCGGGGACCGCGACATCGCCACCCACCTGGTCCGCACGCAGCTGCTGGAGAGCGGCTACTCGCTGTCGCAGGTCACCGACGCCCTGTGTCGTCGCTGGCTGGGGTCGCCGGCCGAGTCGGGGGTCCACCTCGTGCCCATGTCGGACGACCGCGTGGAGACCCACATCGCGATCGCTGACCCGAGCGAGGCGAGCGGACGACGCGCGGTCCACTTCCAGGAGTACTGGGTGCGCCTGCGCGCCGAGGTGCCCGCGGAGGCCGTCGTGGTCGTCGGCCTGGACCGGGCCGAGCCCGCCCCCGGCGTCGTCGACGCCATCCGCGACGCGGACCTCGTCGTGCTGCCGCCGTCCAACCCCGTCGTCTCGGTCGGCACCATCCTCGGCGTGGCCGGAGTCCGAGACGCCGTCCGCGAGACCTCCGCTCCCGTCGTGGGCCTCTCGCCGATCGTGGGCGGACGGCACGTCCGTGGGATGGCCGAGCAGCTGCTCGCCTCGATCGGTGTCGAGGTGAGCGCCGGAGGAGTCGCGCGCCACTACGGCGCGCGCTCCGCGGGGGCTTGCTGGACGGTTGGCTCGTCGACACCCGCGACGCGGCCGAGGTCGCCGGCGTGGAGGAGTCGGGGACCAGGTGCAGGGCGGTGCCGCTGA
- a CDS encoding WhiB family transcriptional regulator → MRAELFLLEPDAEEFGWQDRALCAQTDPEAFFPEKGGSTREAKKVCLTCEVRDDCLEYALMNDERFGIWGGLSERERRKLKKRAV, encoded by the coding sequence ATGAGAGCAGAACTGTTTCTCCTTGAGCCGGACGCCGAAGAGTTCGGTTGGCAGGACCGCGCACTGTGCGCGCAGACTGATCCGGAGGCGTTCTTCCCGGAGAAGGGCGGCTCCACGAGGGAGGCCAAGAAGGTCTGCCTGACGTGCGAGGTGCGTGATGACTGCCTCGAGTACGCCCTGATGAACGACGAGCGATTCGGCATCTGGGGCGGTCTGTCAGAGCGCGAGCGCCGCAAGCTGAAGAAGCGCGCCGTCTAG
- a CDS encoding glycosyltransferase family 2 protein, translated as MTVSALVVSHDGARWLPAVLAGLAAQTRPVDHAVLVDTTSRDASPDLARAALGDDRVHVVPGSTSYPAAVAHGLALLPDDPDGWVWLLHDDSNPAPDALSELLAAAESHPGVDILGPKLREWPSLRRLLEVGLTITGTGHRETGLERGEYDQGQHDEIRTVLAVNTAGMLVRRRVIDELDGLDPELPIFGNDIDFGWRAAQAGHETLVVPKAVVFHAEAAHRGVRRTPLTGRHTHYQERRAALFTSLANVSGRLLPWQFVRLFMGSLLRVLGFLGVRAVGEALDELAAVLSVCGRPGQVLAARRARAARRQGDPHDVRHLLAPAWLPYRHGLDCVTDLVAAATNQAQDVAERRRSAKLEATGAPGVTPRTTSRPAPEDDDEAFLTDSGMVARFFTNPVAVVLFVAAVLGVVAAREAFGSITGGALSPTPAEVSDWWQLHLESWHPLGTGTDVPAPAYLLPFALAGWVMLGEPGAVVSALMLLAVPVAALGAWRLLEVVGRLADPRGLPRWLVLWGALTYALVPATSGAWGQGRFGTVAVAALLPWAARAALGFVDPEVDRRWRAAWRTALLLALGAAFVPGLWLFAVLAAAVVLAAAAFIAPRLLRDRDSWGPPVLAVALTPALLAPWFVPLLTTGSAAGLLLEAGRLPMSEVSFVGLLTGRLGDGGAPWWLGIGPGVLAVLALVPRRSRVSVLACWLVALAAALVSAVLAQVTLSLPALDTRPSLGLFVVVLQGLAVVAVVLGAEGFAHRVEAGHPWWQRSLVVSLAVAAAVVPVGGLVWWLSGPDDSLARDIEQVVPAYMEQSSLLGPEHGVLVLSGSVETGLDYRIRRGDGVTVGEDEILSLADEDRAFTEEVRQLASAPTPDVVATLGERGVEYVVLSAPADGRISARLDATAGLDQASAENRATRAWRVDRPLDPEAVEGDRDWWRSVLLLLQAVLVVVALVQAAPTVRSKRDD; from the coding sequence GTGACCGTCTCCGCGCTCGTCGTCAGCCACGACGGAGCGCGTTGGCTCCCGGCCGTGCTGGCCGGTCTCGCGGCCCAGACCCGTCCTGTCGACCACGCCGTGCTCGTCGACACCACCAGCCGTGACGCCAGTCCCGACCTCGCCCGAGCCGCCCTGGGTGATGACCGGGTCCACGTCGTGCCCGGGTCCACCAGCTACCCCGCCGCCGTCGCCCACGGCCTGGCCCTGCTGCCGGACGACCCGGACGGGTGGGTGTGGCTGCTCCACGACGACAGCAACCCCGCTCCCGACGCGCTGTCCGAGCTCCTCGCCGCCGCCGAGAGCCATCCCGGGGTCGACATCCTGGGGCCCAAGCTCCGCGAGTGGCCGTCCCTGCGGCGCCTGCTCGAGGTCGGCCTGACGATCACCGGGACCGGCCACCGCGAGACCGGGCTCGAGCGCGGCGAGTACGACCAGGGCCAGCACGACGAGATACGCACCGTCCTGGCCGTCAACACCGCGGGCATGCTGGTGCGCCGCCGGGTGATCGACGAGCTCGACGGCCTCGACCCCGAGCTGCCCATCTTCGGCAACGACATCGACTTCGGCTGGCGGGCCGCACAGGCCGGCCACGAGACGCTGGTGGTCCCCAAGGCCGTCGTCTTCCACGCCGAAGCGGCCCACCGCGGTGTCCGCCGCACGCCGCTCACCGGCCGTCACACCCACTACCAGGAGCGCCGGGCGGCTCTGTTCACCTCTCTGGCCAACGTCTCCGGACGCCTGCTGCCGTGGCAGTTCGTGCGGCTCTTCATGGGTTCGCTCCTGCGCGTGCTGGGCTTCCTGGGGGTCCGGGCGGTCGGCGAGGCCCTCGACGAGCTCGCCGCCGTGCTCTCGGTGTGCGGCAGGCCCGGACAGGTGCTCGCCGCGCGGAGGGCGCGGGCCGCTCGGCGGCAGGGCGACCCCCACGACGTACGCCACCTGCTGGCGCCGGCGTGGCTGCCCTACCGCCACGGCCTCGACTGCGTGACCGACCTGGTCGCAGCAGCGACGAACCAGGCCCAGGACGTCGCCGAGAGGCGGCGCTCGGCCAAGCTGGAGGCCACCGGAGCGCCGGGCGTGACTCCACGAACCACGTCGCGCCCTGCTCCCGAGGACGACGACGAGGCCTTCCTCACCGACAGCGGCATGGTGGCCCGCTTCTTCACCAACCCCGTCGCGGTGGTCCTCTTCGTCGCGGCGGTGCTCGGCGTGGTGGCGGCCCGCGAGGCGTTCGGCTCCATCACTGGTGGCGCCCTGTCGCCCACGCCGGCCGAGGTGTCCGACTGGTGGCAGCTCCACCTCGAGTCGTGGCACCCGCTCGGCACCGGCACGGACGTGCCCGCGCCTGCCTACCTCCTGCCGTTCGCCCTCGCCGGCTGGGTGATGCTCGGTGAGCCCGGCGCCGTCGTCTCGGCGCTCATGCTGCTTGCCGTGCCCGTCGCAGCGCTGGGTGCATGGCGCCTGCTCGAGGTGGTGGGCAGGCTGGCCGACCCGCGCGGCCTGCCACGCTGGCTGGTGCTGTGGGGGGCGCTCACCTACGCCCTCGTCCCGGCGACGTCCGGGGCCTGGGGGCAGGGACGGTTCGGCACCGTCGCGGTGGCGGCCCTGCTGCCGTGGGCGGCCCGCGCCGCTCTCGGCTTCGTCGACCCCGAGGTGGACCGACGGTGGCGAGCCGCGTGGCGTACCGCCCTGCTGCTGGCCCTGGGTGCCGCGTTCGTGCCCGGCCTGTGGCTGTTCGCCGTCCTCGCCGCCGCCGTCGTCCTCGCCGCCGCTGCCTTCATCGCGCCCCGGCTGCTGCGCGACCGCGACAGCTGGGGTCCGCCGGTCCTGGCCGTGGCGCTCACGCCGGCCCTGCTCGCACCCTGGTTCGTGCCCCTGCTGACCACGGGCTCCGCAGCCGGTCTGCTCCTGGAAGCAGGGCGGCTGCCGATGAGCGAGGTCTCCTTCGTCGGCCTGCTGACGGGACGGCTGGGCGACGGCGGTGCGCCGTGGTGGCTCGGGATCGGGCCCGGTGTGCTCGCGGTGCTGGCCCTGGTGCCTCGTCGCAGCAGGGTCTCCGTGCTCGCGTGCTGGCTGGTCGCCCTGGCCGCTGCCCTGGTGTCGGCCGTGCTCGCCCAGGTGACCCTCTCGCTCCCCGCCCTCGACACTCGGCCCAGCCTGGGGTTGTTCGTCGTCGTGCTCCAGGGCCTGGCGGTGGTCGCCGTCGTGCTGGGCGCCGAGGGGTTCGCCCACCGGGTCGAGGCGGGACACCCGTGGTGGCAGCGCTCGCTCGTCGTCTCCCTGGCCGTGGCCGCGGCGGTCGTGCCGGTGGGCGGGCTGGTGTGGTGGCTCAGCGGGCCCGACGACTCCTTGGCGCGCGACATCGAGCAGGTCGTGCCTGCCTACATGGAGCAGAGCTCGTTGCTGGGGCCCGAGCATGGTGTCCTGGTGCTGTCCGGGTCGGTGGAGACGGGACTGGACTACCGCATCCGTCGAGGTGACGGCGTCACCGTCGGCGAGGACGAGATCCTCTCGCTCGCCGACGAGGACCGCGCGTTCACCGAGGAGGTGCGACAGCTCGCCTCGGCCCCGACGCCGGACGTCGTGGCTACCCTGGGGGAGCGCGGTGTCGAGTACGTCGTCCTCAGCGCGCCCGCCGACGGTCGCATCTCGGCCCGGCTCGACGCCACCGCGGGGCTCGACCAGGCCAGTGCGGAGAACCGCGCCACCCGTGCCTGGCGGGTGGACCGACCGCTCGACCCCGAGGCCGTCGAGGGCGATCGCGACTGGTGGCGGAGCGTGCTGCTCCTGCTGCAGGCCGTCCTGGTCGTGGTGGCGCTTGTTCAGGCTGCACCCACGGTGAGGAGCAAGCGCGATGACTGA
- a CDS encoding DUF5719 family protein, producing the protein MCPDAVPGSERVLLAHAAGATGEVLLRAGGKDRPLPMTGGTLRRRALQPVSVTAEADLAAGLTATRAGGGRIAACAQPAPEHWFTGVGAAAEHSSILSLVNPDRGPAVADVTVLGPEGVVDVPALRGVRILGGRAATFDLSEVAPSREALALHVTTTRGRLGASVVDVVDSLGRGPTTRDWLPSQSTPTETSYVVGLGGRPGDRTLTVANPGDAQARVGLRLVTGESEFAPASFEELQIAPQSVVEVDVARLLRGREGQGARALRLDATAPVTAALRTVAGRDLSVAVAGSELASRAAVVLPTGGKRLVVAGATKPGVLTWSARDSEGKQIGEERVEIDPGTAARIKLPSRATQLEVVVERTGAVAVVEVGPPGLSVLPLVELVTTAEVPHVRQSL; encoded by the coding sequence GTGTGCCCCGACGCCGTCCCGGGCAGCGAGCGCGTCCTGCTCGCGCACGCCGCCGGCGCGACCGGTGAGGTCCTCCTCCGGGCGGGCGGCAAGGACCGCCCCCTGCCCATGACCGGAGGCACCCTCCGGCGACGCGCCCTGCAACCGGTCTCGGTGACCGCGGAGGCGGACCTCGCAGCCGGGCTCACGGCCACCCGGGCCGGCGGTGGCCGCATCGCGGCGTGTGCCCAGCCGGCGCCGGAGCACTGGTTCACCGGGGTGGGCGCGGCGGCCGAGCACTCCTCGATCCTGTCGCTGGTCAATCCCGACCGGGGTCCTGCCGTCGCCGACGTGACGGTGCTGGGACCCGAGGGCGTCGTCGACGTCCCGGCCCTGCGGGGTGTTCGCATCCTCGGCGGGCGCGCCGCCACCTTCGACCTGTCCGAGGTCGCGCCCAGTCGCGAGGCGCTGGCCCTCCACGTCACGACCACCCGGGGGCGACTGGGCGCCAGCGTCGTCGACGTGGTCGACTCACTGGGTCGCGGACCCACGACTCGGGACTGGCTGCCCTCGCAGTCGACACCGACCGAGACGTCGTACGTCGTCGGTCTGGGGGGTCGGCCCGGCGACCGAACCCTCACGGTCGCCAACCCCGGCGACGCCCAGGCGCGTGTCGGGCTGCGGCTGGTCACCGGTGAGAGCGAGTTCGCGCCGGCCTCCTTCGAGGAGCTGCAGATCGCGCCCCAGTCGGTGGTCGAGGTCGACGTCGCTCGGCTGCTGCGTGGACGAGAGGGACAGGGTGCTCGTGCCCTGCGGCTGGACGCCACTGCACCCGTCACCGCGGCGCTGCGCACGGTCGCGGGCCGTGACCTGTCCGTGGCCGTGGCCGGCAGCGAGCTGGCCTCGCGGGCGGCCGTCGTCCTGCCGACCGGCGGCAAGCGGCTCGTGGTCGCCGGGGCCACCAAGCCGGGGGTGCTGACGTGGTCTGCCCGGGACTCCGAGGGCAAGCAGATCGGCGAGGAGCGGGTCGAGATCGACCCCGGGACCGCCGCGCGCATCAAGCTGCCCAGTCGCGCGACCCAGCTCGAGGTGGTCGTGGAACGGACCGGTGCCGTGGCCGTCGTCGAGGTCGGACCACCGGGGCTCTCGGTGCTGCCGCTGGTCGAGCTGGTGACCACCGCCGAGGTTCCGCACGTGCGCCAGTCCCTCTAG
- a CDS encoding metallopeptidase family protein, whose translation MEIDARAAGRPGTRTRDRRGRGMRGPGVRPERPGTPALRTARERFDQLVLDVVTPLDERWQRRLGLVEYAVEDAPMIPDDWDESTVPLSSLVRGSSGEPTRLVVFRRPVEHRAESRAELEALVHTIVVEQLADLLDLTPEQVEDSDRD comes from the coding sequence GTGGAGATCGACGCACGAGCCGCAGGTCGACCGGGGACCCGCACCCGTGACCGCCGTGGCCGCGGCATGCGTGGGCCCGGCGTACGACCGGAGCGACCGGGCACTCCTGCGCTGAGGACCGCGCGGGAGCGGTTCGACCAGCTGGTGCTCGACGTCGTGACGCCGCTCGACGAGCGCTGGCAGCGCCGCCTCGGGCTCGTGGAGTACGCCGTCGAGGACGCGCCGATGATTCCCGACGACTGGGACGAGTCGACGGTGCCGCTCTCCTCGCTGGTGCGGGGCTCCTCGGGCGAGCCGACCCGGCTCGTGGTGTTCCGCCGACCGGTCGAGCACCGCGCGGAGTCGCGCGCAGAGCTGGAGGCCCTGGTGCACACGATCGTGGTCGAGCAGCTGGCCGACCTGCTCGACCTCACCCCCGAGCAGGTCGAGGACAGCGATCGCGACTGA
- a CDS encoding DUF3499 domain-containing protein, with amino-acid sequence MSLARRCSRTACGRPAVNTLTYVYADQTAVLGPLATLAEPHAYDLCEAHSERLSAPRGWEVLRLAPDPSAQGPSSDDLLALADAVREAARPAPAPAPLRPAEGAGLDDAARDANRGAKRGHLRVLTPTD; translated from the coding sequence GTGAGCCTTGCCCGACGTTGTTCGCGTACGGCGTGTGGCCGCCCTGCGGTCAACACGCTGACCTACGTCTACGCCGACCAGACGGCCGTGCTCGGACCGCTCGCGACGCTCGCCGAGCCCCATGCCTACGACCTGTGCGAGGCCCACAGCGAGCGGCTCTCGGCCCCCCGCGGCTGGGAGGTGCTGCGGCTGGCTCCCGACCCGTCCGCGCAGGGTCCGAGCAGCGACGACCTGCTCGCCCTGGCCGACGCCGTGCGCGAGGCCGCCCGCCCTGCCCCGGCGCCTGCTCCGCTCCGCCCGGCCGAGGGCGCCGGCCTCGACGACGCCGCCCGTGACGCCAACCGCGGTGCGAAGCGCGGGCACCTGCGGGTCCTCACTCCCACCGACTGA